The Streptococcus mitis genome has a segment encoding these proteins:
- a CDS encoding YbgA family protein: MENNNQRALCQRLWAENKYLVLSHSSNIYNEIRQYLKNEEVEVSQVQELIDRACQIPEHRGQVCNAFQHIWGYFKKQATDAERKDYMLLLDRYRFGQASQEDLIAKTRDLLDRYPNTYLQHSTLLKGDSHETLA, translated from the coding sequence ATGGAAAATAACAACCAACGTGCCCTTTGTCAGCGACTCTGGGCGGAAAATAAATACCTTGTTTTGAGCCATTCCAGCAATATTTACAATGAGATTCGCCAATACTTGAAGAATGAAGAGGTGGAGGTGAGTCAGGTTCAAGAACTGATCGATCGTGCCTGTCAGATTCCAGAACACAGGGGTCAGGTTTGCAATGCCTTTCAGCATATTTGGGGCTATTTTAAAAAGCAAGCGACAGATGCTGAGCGCAAGGACTATATGCTCCTGCTGGATCGCTACCGCTTCGGTCAGGCTTCTCAGGAAGACTTGATTGCTAAGACTCGAGACTTGCTTGATCGCTATCCGAATACCTATTTGCAACATTCAACGTTACTGAAAGGAGACTCCCATGAGACTTTGGCATGA
- a CDS encoding Fic family protein, protein MTPTYEIDNPSLSYETKLDLWETGFGLQKVDDLEPSSYMRELAEQNSQGKLTYQEVYDQVTAYHQETDDSTREADLVAMRIVELLSSNAFKFAPTTLKVIHRELFFGLLPQGIPLGEYRSYNITKSEAVLNGDSVIYDDFRTVADSLTYDFQQESQFDYRGKSDIEVVQHIKTFISGIWQIHPFGEGNTRTITVFLIKYLRTMGFQVDNKPFQENAKYFRDALVLDNAKLFQKKTEYLERFFENLLLAGQHDLEID, encoded by the coding sequence ATGACACCGACCTATGAAATTGATAATCCCAGCCTCTCTTATGAGACCAAATTAGACCTATGGGAAACGGGATTTGGTTTACAAAAGGTAGATGATTTAGAGCCGTCGTCGTATATGAGAGAGCTAGCAGAGCAAAATTCTCAAGGAAAGTTGACTTATCAAGAAGTTTATGATCAAGTAACGGCTTATCACCAAGAGACGGATGATAGCACAAGAGAAGCAGACCTTGTTGCTATGAGAATTGTGGAACTCTTGTCCTCTAATGCCTTTAAATTTGCTCCAACAACATTGAAAGTGATTCATAGAGAGCTTTTCTTTGGTCTCCTGCCACAAGGCATTCCCTTGGGAGAATACCGCTCTTATAACATTACAAAAAGTGAGGCTGTTTTAAACGGAGACAGTGTCATATATGATGATTTTCGCACGGTAGCAGATAGTTTGACCTATGATTTTCAGCAGGAAAGTCAATTTGACTATCGAGGAAAATCTGATATTGAAGTAGTGCAACATATTAAGACTTTTATTTCAGGTATTTGGCAAATTCATCCTTTTGGAGAAGGAAATACTCGAACCATAACAGTATTTTTGATTAAGTATCTTAGAACTATGGGATTTCAGGTAGACAACAAACCCTTCCAAGAAAATGCAAAGTATTTTCGAGATGCTCTTGTTCTTGATAATGCAAAGCTATTCCAGAAAAAAACAGAATATCTGGAACGATTTTTTGAAAATCTCTTATTAGCTGGGCAACATGATTTAGAAATAGACTAA
- a CDS encoding type I restriction-modification system subunit M, which produces METTQTSQSLYQALWNSADVLRSKMDANDYKSYLLGMVFYKYLSDKMLFFVAETMEEGSESLESALEVYRNYYEDADTHEDLLAVMKDELNYSIKPELTFTALVARVNEGTFQLEDLAQGFRDIEQSDELYENLFEDIDLYSKKLGATPQKQNQTVAAVMKELAVLDVAGHAGDMLGDAYEYLIGQFATDSGKKAGEFYTPQPVAKLMTQIAFLGREDQLGFTIYDATMGSGSLLLNAKKYSHKPQTVVYFGQELNTSTYNLARMNMILHGVPVENQFLHNADTLDEDWPTQEPTNFDGVLMNPPYSAKWSANSGFMADPRFSPFGKLAPQSKADFAFLLHGYYHLKQDNGVMAIVLPHGVLFRGNAEGTIRKALLEEGAIDTVIGLPANIFFNTSIPTTVIILKKNRTNRDVYFIDASKEFDKGKNQNIMTDAHIEKILEAYKSREEIDKFAHLASYEEIVENDYNLNIPRYVDTFEEEEVEPLTDIVSKINTTNQAIQNQTASLLEMLNQLHGTTPEADAELKKFLKEFEG; this is translated from the coding sequence ATGGAAACAACACAAACGTCCCAGTCGCTCTACCAAGCCCTGTGGAACTCAGCGGATGTTCTCCGCTCTAAGATGGATGCCAATGACTACAAGTCCTATCTTTTGGGTATGGTCTTTTATAAGTACCTGTCAGATAAGATGCTCTTTTTCGTGGCGGAGACTATGGAGGAGGGGAGTGAGAGCCTAGAGTCTGCCCTTGAGGTTTATCGTAACTACTATGAGGATGCGGATACCCATGAGGATCTTCTTGCAGTCATGAAGGATGAACTCAACTATAGTATCAAGCCTGAGTTGACCTTTACGGCTCTAGTAGCACGTGTCAATGAGGGAACTTTCCAGTTGGAAGATTTGGCTCAGGGTTTTCGAGATATCGAGCAGAGTGATGAACTCTATGAAAACCTCTTTGAAGATATTGATCTCTATTCCAAAAAGCTAGGGGCGACTCCGCAAAAGCAAAACCAAACGGTGGCGGCGGTCATGAAGGAGTTGGCTGTGCTAGATGTGGCTGGTCATGCAGGCGATATGCTGGGGGATGCTTATGAGTATCTGATTGGTCAGTTTGCGACTGACTCAGGTAAGAAGGCTGGTGAGTTCTATACACCTCAACCTGTTGCCAAACTTATGACTCAGATTGCCTTTTTGGGTCGTGAGGATCAGCTAGGCTTTACTATCTATGATGCGACTATGGGGTCTGGCTCTCTCTTGCTCAATGCCAAGAAATATTCTCACAAACCGCAGACAGTGGTTTACTTTGGTCAGGAGCTCAATACCTCAACCTATAACTTGGCTCGGATGAACATGATTCTACACGGTGTTCCTGTTGAAAATCAATTTCTCCACAATGCCGATACACTAGACGAAGATTGGCCGACTCAAGAACCAACCAACTTTGATGGTGTTCTCATGAACCCTCCCTACTCTGCTAAGTGGTCAGCAAACTCTGGCTTTATGGCGGACCCTCGTTTCTCTCCTTTTGGGAAACTGGCGCCTCAGTCCAAGGCTGACTTTGCCTTTCTTTTGCATGGTTATTACCATCTCAAGCAGGATAATGGAGTTATGGCTATTGTCCTTCCCCACGGGGTCCTTTTCCGTGGCAATGCGGAAGGGACCATTCGTAAGGCCTTGTTAGAAGAAGGTGCCATTGACACGGTTATCGGTCTACCAGCTAATATCTTCTTTAACACCAGCATTCCGACCACGGTTATCATTCTCAAAAAGAACCGTACCAATCGTGATGTTTACTTTATCGATGCTTCTAAGGAGTTTGATAAGGGGAAAAATCAGAATATCATGACGGATGCTCACATCGAGAAGATTTTGGAAGCCTACAAGTCCCGTGAGGAGATTGATAAGTTTGCCCATCTGGCAAGTTATGAAGAAATTGTCGAAAATGACTATAACCTCAATATCCCTCGCTATGTAGATACCTTTGAGGAAGAAGAAGTCGAACCACTGACAGACATCGTTAGCAAGATTAACACGACAAATCAAGCAATCCAAAACCAAACAGCTTCTCTACTTGAAATGCTGAACCAACTCCACGGAACCACACCAGAAGCCGATGCCGAACTCAAAAAGTTTTTGAAAGAGTTTGAAGGGTGA
- a CDS encoding restriction endonuclease subunit S, translating to MREKLKPKLRFNNFENPWNQSLLMDQVEIRRGLTYKPNDVRSSGVRVLRSSNIVDDTFILSDNDVFVDKAVVNIPRISNGDILVTAANGSTKLVGKHAIVENLVDNEIVVHGGFMLLFKTEQNYFVNAWMSSNEYKRVLQFVQGGNGAIGNLSSTVLKSMKMSFPSLQEQTAIGSLLRTLDELIASHKENLTNYQCLKATMLSKMFPKVGQTVPEIRFDGFEGDWKEKTLGSLGSVAMNKRIFKDETSENGDIPFYKVGTFGGTADAFISKEKFEEYKEKYPYPEIGDILISASGSIGRTVVYNGEDAYYQDSNIVWLKHDQQLDNLYLKQYYGIIKWSGIEGTTIKRLYNKNILETNIFLPPSVTEQQAIGAYFFTLDNLINSHQEKISQLETLKKKLLQDMFI from the coding sequence ATGAGAGAAAAACTCAAACCTAAGCTAAGGTTTAATAATTTTGAAAATCCTTGGAATCAATCTTTGTTAATGGACCAAGTAGAAATCAGAAGGGGATTGACATATAAACCCAATGATGTGAGGAGTAGTGGTGTTCGAGTTTTGAGGAGTTCAAATATTGTAGATGATACTTTTATATTATCTGATAACGATGTTTTTGTTGATAAGGCTGTAGTAAACATTCCTAGAATAAGTAATGGTGATATTTTAGTAACTGCAGCTAATGGCTCCACAAAACTAGTAGGAAAACATGCAATAGTAGAAAATTTAGTAGATAACGAGATAGTTGTTCATGGCGGGTTCATGCTACTTTTTAAAACTGAGCAGAATTACTTTGTAAATGCCTGGATGAGTTCAAATGAGTATAAACGAGTGTTACAATTTGTGCAAGGTGGAAATGGTGCGATTGGAAATTTATCTAGCACAGTATTGAAAAGTATGAAAATGAGCTTTCCTTCACTCCAAGAACAAACCGCCATCGGCTCTCTTTTACGCACTCTCGACGAACTTATAGCAAGCCACAAAGAGAATCTGACCAACTACCAATGTCTCAAGGCGACTATGCTCTCCAAGATGTTTCCGAAAGTTGGTCAGACTGTTCCTGAGATTCGATTCGATGGATTTGAAGGCGATTGGAAAGAAAAGACATTAGGTAGTTTGGGTTCGGTTGCTATGAATAAACGTATTTTTAAAGATGAAACTAGTGAAAATGGCGATATTCCTTTCTATAAGGTTGGAACATTTGGAGGGACTGCTGATGCTTTTATATCCAAAGAAAAATTCGAAGAGTATAAAGAAAAATATCCTTATCCTGAAATAGGCGATATCCTTATATCTGCATCTGGTAGTATTGGAAGAACTGTTGTATACAACGGTGAAGATGCTTATTATCAAGATTCAAATATAGTATGGTTAAAGCATGATCAGCAATTAGATAATTTATATTTGAAACAATATTATGGAATAATAAAATGGTCTGGAATTGAGGGAACAACAATAAAACGACTATACAATAAGAATATATTAGAAACGAATATCTTTTTACCTCCGAGTGTAACCGAACAACAAGCCATCGGTGCCTATTTCTTCACACTCGATAACCTCATTAATTCTCACCAAGAAAAAATTTCTCAGCTTGAGACTCTGAAAAAGAAACTCTTGCAGGATATGTTTATATAG
- a CDS encoding AbiH family protein codes for MSEEASKNDKGTLNRPETKVVIVGNGFDISADLKSSYNNFIEYIRIEEKLETNEEIYNFNKLFLQKFDGKSLNWNDLESIFENHIKEINEITYNSDAEIRSRYSVTEINTYLKELEELFSSYLSEVYEEWRNLYRIRKNNNKRVIVNEVYKNIFKDADIINFNYTSTLFDLDLIQTGSGQISRYFQVHGSLVEQNIIFGGGFTGNEEFSVFNIPGSMDNDKLIRIKKDTNLFEKRIQLLEKIKNYQENSVDTYIIGHSIYGSDLPFLSKIFEKSKRIYLFYYGNDYLIKLQMVSKVLSSDVLEKIVLVPFYDILVNIDDKRLEFGGNNPDSIQLDDIDIELLKRIFNISLPIAEPFDNFILTNKLFIFKQFRYLKISNVLECNSLKKILKFLEISETDIEGLHVIIDGVEAMVKDALPLDELFDMDEFTKCIKNSKSIEITNSWLSVEKLLGIFLNAEKCEKLKISNCTFYYGNEENINIDVSRLQNIEYLEISKNNINEGRMVNIIASNEIISNSLKKIVVRENLFLKTDHSLMNFSQHSRYFEMDYPNNGEFGYEIHFSNVLTFILDAQEVDINPVISGITLTPNVRTLKLLEISLSDKKIDLKEETSFYKLSSLFKFDNKNKNTRFLSNLEEIELSVLDNGRELLFDVIPNTQQITYNGEQIELIKLLVKEQSVQKAQQEIFKEQSEEELLIDKESFIEVDLETITDQKKTVDITDYDVSSPKSVEGEVMDDTEDKVYKVLLAHLTENILLHSDDGEKRKKKVAKDIENEISDFAKEWAIDKQALTFYILNFDIRRKEGKQRGETALRKTANYEEYSHKSNKNKLQYRQSLNIAIREFATTLHEKYSL; via the coding sequence ATGTCTGAAGAAGCTTCTAAAAATGATAAAGGAACTCTGAATAGACCAGAAACTAAGGTAGTAATAGTAGGTAATGGTTTTGATATTAGTGCTGACTTAAAAAGTTCATACAATAATTTTATAGAATATATAAGGATAGAGGAAAAGCTTGAAACTAATGAAGAGATTTATAACTTTAATAAATTATTTTTGCAAAAATTTGATGGTAAATCATTGAATTGGAATGATTTAGAATCTATTTTTGAAAATCATATCAAAGAGATTAATGAAATAACTTACAACAGTGATGCTGAAATCAGAAGTAGATACAGTGTTACTGAAATAAATACTTATCTTAAAGAATTGGAAGAATTGTTTTCTTCATATTTATCTGAGGTTTATGAGGAGTGGCGTAATTTATATAGAATTCGAAAAAATAATAATAAAAGAGTGATAGTTAATGAAGTTTATAAAAATATATTTAAAGATGCAGATATAATAAATTTTAATTATACAAGTACTTTATTTGATTTAGACTTAATTCAAACAGGAAGTGGTCAAATCTCAAGATATTTTCAAGTACACGGATCCTTAGTTGAACAGAATATTATTTTTGGAGGAGGATTCACTGGCAATGAAGAATTTAGCGTCTTTAATATACCAGGGTCTATGGACAATGATAAACTTATCCGAATAAAAAAAGATACTAATTTATTTGAAAAACGTATTCAATTATTAGAGAAAATAAAGAATTATCAGGAAAATTCGGTTGATACGTACATTATTGGACATTCTATTTATGGGAGCGATTTACCGTTTTTATCTAAAATATTTGAAAAATCGAAAAGAATTTATTTGTTTTATTATGGCAATGACTATTTAATTAAATTACAGATGGTTAGTAAGGTATTGAGTTCAGATGTTTTAGAAAAAATAGTTTTAGTACCTTTTTACGATATTCTTGTTAATATCGATGATAAGAGACTAGAGTTTGGAGGTAATAATCCTGACTCAATTCAGCTGGATGATATTGATATTGAATTATTGAAAAGAATATTTAATATATCTTTACCTATTGCCGAACCTTTTGATAATTTTATTTTAACGAATAAACTTTTTATATTTAAACAGTTTCGATATTTAAAAATATCGAATGTTCTAGAGTGTAATTCATTAAAAAAGATTCTAAAATTTTTAGAAATAAGTGAGACAGATATTGAAGGACTCCATGTAATAATTGATGGAGTTGAAGCAATGGTTAAAGATGCTTTACCTTTGGATGAATTATTTGATATGGATGAGTTTACAAAATGTATAAAAAATAGCAAATCTATTGAAATAACAAATTCGTGGTTAAGTGTTGAGAAGTTATTAGGTATATTTTTAAATGCTGAAAAATGTGAAAAATTAAAAATAAGCAACTGCACTTTTTATTATGGCAATGAGGAAAACATTAATATTGATGTTAGCCGCCTTCAGAACATTGAATATTTGGAAATAAGCAAAAATAATATCAACGAGGGACGAATGGTCAATATAATTGCTTCTAATGAAATAATTAGTAATTCTCTCAAAAAAATAGTTGTCCGTGAAAATTTATTTCTTAAAACAGATCATTCTTTGATGAATTTTTCTCAGCATAGCCGTTATTTTGAGATGGATTATCCGAATAATGGAGAGTTTGGCTACGAGATACACTTTTCGAATGTTTTAACCTTTATTCTTGATGCTCAGGAAGTAGATATAAATCCAGTCATATCAGGAATTACTCTTACACCTAATGTTAGAACTTTAAAATTATTAGAAATATCTTTGTCTGATAAAAAAATAGATTTAAAAGAAGAAACAAGTTTTTATAAATTATCCTCGTTGTTTAAGTTTGATAATAAAAATAAGAATACGAGATTTTTATCAAATCTAGAAGAAATAGAATTATCAGTTTTAGATAATGGACGAGAATTATTATTTGATGTTATTCCGAATACGCAACAAATTACTTATAATGGTGAGCAAATTGAACTTATAAAATTATTGGTTAAAGAACAAAGTGTTCAAAAAGCACAACAAGAAATTTTTAAGGAACAATCCGAAGAGGAATTATTGATAGACAAGGAGTCGTTTATTGAAGTAGATTTAGAGACTATAACTGACCAGAAGAAGACTGTTGATATAACAGATTACGATGTTTCTTCTCCTAAATCGGTAGAAGGTGAAGTTATGGATGATACAGAAGATAAGGTTTATAAAGTACTTTTAGCTCACTTGACCGAAAATATTTTACTACATTCTGATGATGGAGAAAAACGAAAGAAAAAAGTTGCGAAAGATATTGAAAATGAAATTAGTGATTTTGCTAAAGAGTGGGCAATTGATAAACAAGCTTTGACTTTTTATATTTTAAATTTTGATATTAGAAGAAAAGAAGGGAAACAGCGCGGAGAAACAGCTTTAAGAAAAACAGCAAATTATGAGGAATACTCTCATAAGTCGAATAAAAATAAATTACAATATAGACAAAGTCTTAATATTGCAATTAGAGAATTTGCAACTACACTACATGAAAAATATAGTTTATGA
- a CDS encoding DUF6261 family protein yields MTKTYAIRPLSYSNFTNREFESLMMDTHQSLATFSKANKDEAMYAKHLEPFKTKLDDFQAQLAAVETKESTNLTEVDRNRDSALVGLFTLHRGFAKIKDAKLKEAHETLKPVFTKYKDITKHSNDVETAEIKSLLKTLSETPYHEAVTSLGLTPMLTAVINAQEEYDQVESKARASKSAKEVGKTRQLRTELSTSYDLFMRYTAASAEAYPEKEHLTQLLKELNSIRDSKRRLITGSKKDKKTKPAEPAQAAG; encoded by the coding sequence ATGACAAAAACATACGCTATTCGCCCACTTAGTTACAGCAACTTTACCAACCGTGAGTTTGAAAGCCTAATGATGGATACTCATCAGAGTCTAGCTACTTTTTCTAAGGCAAACAAGGATGAGGCTATGTATGCCAAACATTTGGAACCCTTCAAAACCAAGCTGGATGATTTTCAAGCTCAACTTGCGGCAGTGGAGACGAAAGAATCTACTAATCTGACAGAAGTTGATCGCAATCGTGATAGTGCCTTGGTCGGTCTCTTTACTCTTCATAGAGGATTTGCTAAGATTAAGGATGCCAAGCTCAAAGAAGCTCATGAGACTCTGAAACCAGTCTTTACCAAGTATAAGGACATCACTAAGCACAGCAACGATGTGGAAACGGCAGAAATCAAGAGTCTGCTCAAAACACTTAGTGAAACACCCTATCATGAGGCAGTGACCAGCCTAGGGCTAACTCCTATGCTGACGGCGGTGATCAATGCTCAAGAAGAATATGATCAAGTGGAGAGTAAGGCGCGTGCTTCTAAGTCTGCCAAAGAAGTTGGCAAGACCAGACAACTCCGTACCGAACTTTCAACTAGTTACGACCTCTTTATGCGCTATACCGCAGCCAGTGCAGAAGCCTATCCTGAAAAGGAACACCTGACCCAACTCCTCAAGGAACTCAATAGCATCCGAGATAGCAAACGCCGTCTCATCACTGGTAGCAAGAAAGATAAAAAGACCAAACCAGCAGAACCAGCCCAAGCAGCAGGATAA
- a CDS encoding TVP38/TMEM64 family protein has protein sequence MSQDKQMKAVSPLLQQVINISSIVGGVGSLIFCIWAYQAGILQSKETLSAFIQQAGIWGPPLFIFLQILQTVVPIIPGALTSVAGVFIYGHIIGTIYNYIGIVIGCAIIFYLVRLYGAAFVQSVVSKRTYDKYIGWLDKGNRFDRFFIFMMIWPISPADFLCMLAALTKMSFKRYMTIIILTKPFTLVVYTYGLTYIIDFFWQML, from the coding sequence ATGTCACAGGATAAACAAATGAAAGCTGTTTCTCCCCTTCTACAGCAAGTTATCAACATCTCATCGATTGTCGGTGGGGTTGGGAGTTTGATTTTCTGTATTTGGGCTTATCAGGCTGGGATTTTACAGTCTAAAGAAACCCTCTCTGCCTTTATCCAGCAGGCAGGCATCTGGGGGCCACCTCTCTTTATCTTTTTACAGATTTTACAAACGGTCGTCCCTATCATCCCAGGGGCCTTAACCTCGGTGGCAGGGGTCTTTATCTACGGTCACATCATCGGGACAATCTACAACTATATCGGCATCGTGATTGGCTGTGCCATTATCTTTTATCTGGTACGCCTCTACGGTGCTGCCTTTGTCCAGTCTGTCGTCAGCAAGCGTACCTATGACAAGTACATCGGCTGGTTGGATAAGGGCAATCGTTTTGACCGTTTCTTTATCTTTATGATGATTTGGCCCATTAGCCCAGCTGACTTTCTCTGTATGCTGGCTGCCCTGACCAAGATGAGTTTCAAGCGCTATATGACCATCATCATTCTGACCAAGCCCTTTACCCTCGTGGTTTATACCTACGGTCTGACCTATATTATTGACTTTTTCTGGCAAATGCTTTGA
- the scrK gene encoding fructokinase ScrK: protein MTKLYGSLEAGGTKFVCAVGDENFNVVEKTQFPTTTPIETIDKTIEFFSKFDNLAGLAVGSFGPIDIDKNSKTYGFITTTPKPNWANVDLLGALRRALNVPMYFTTDVNSSAYGEVVARNNAGGRIENLVYYTIGTGIGAGVIQRGEFIGGVGHPEMGHYYVARHPMDIEKEFKGVCPFHKGCLEGYAAGPSLEARTGVRGENIELNNPVWDVQAYYIAQAAVNATVTFRPDVIVFGGGVMAQQHMLDRVREKFTSLLNGYLPVPDVRDYIVTPAVAGNGSATLGNFVLAKEVSK, encoded by the coding sequence ATGACAAAATTATATGGAAGCTTGGAAGCGGGCGGTACAAAGTTTGTCTGTGCTGTCGGTGATGAAAACTTTAACGTTGTAGAAAAAACACAATTTCCAACAACAACTCCAATCGAAACAATCGATAAAACCATTGAGTTCTTCTCAAAATTCGATAACCTTGCTGGTCTTGCAGTTGGTTCATTTGGTCCCATTGATATTGATAAAAACTCAAAAACTTATGGCTTTATCACAACGACTCCAAAACCAAACTGGGCAAATGTGGACTTGCTTGGTGCCCTTCGTCGTGCCCTCAACGTGCCAATGTACTTTACAACAGACGTAAACAGCTCTGCTTATGGTGAAGTGGTTGCCCGTAATAATGCTGGTGGTCGTATCGAAAACTTGGTTTACTACACAATCGGTACAGGTATCGGTGCAGGTGTCATCCAACGTGGTGAGTTTATCGGCGGTGTGGGTCACCCTGAAATGGGTCACTACTATGTTGCTAGACACCCAATGGATATTGAAAAAGAGTTTAAGGGTGTTTGTCCTTTCCATAAGGGATGTCTGGAAGGCTATGCAGCTGGTCCAAGTTTGGAAGCTCGTACAGGTGTTCGTGGGGAAAACATTGAACTCAACAACCCTGTTTGGGATGTCCAAGCCTACTATATCGCTCAAGCTGCGGTCAATGCGACAGTGACTTTCCGCCCAGACGTGATTGTCTTTGGTGGAGGGGTCATGGCTCAACAACACATGCTGGATCGTGTCCGTGAGAAATTTACATCTCTTCTCAATGGTTACCTACCAGTACCAGATGTGCGTGATTACATCGTCACTCCAGCAGTCGCAGGAAATGGTTCAGCCACACTTGGGAACTTTGTCCTTGCAAAAGAAGTTTCAAAATAA
- a CDS encoding sucrose-specific PTS transporter subunit IIBC, producing MTNTEIAKKVIEALGGRENVNSVAHCATRLRVMVKDEAKINKDAIESLEKVQGAFFNSGQYQIIFGTGTVNKMYDEVVALGLPTASKDEMKEEAGKQGNWFQRAIRTFGDVFVPLLPAIVATGLFMGIRGAIVQDQVLALFGTTAEAFKATNFYTYSVVLTDTAFAFFPALICWSAFRVFGGNPLLGLVLGLMMVNSSLPNAWAVASGDAQPILFFGFIKVVGYQNSVLPAFFVGLTGAKLEKWLRKRIPDVLDLLLVPFLTFLVMSILALFVIGPVFHEVESYVKVATVWLLSLPVGLGGLILGGVHQVIVVTGVHHIFNLLEANLVTSTGSDPLNAIITAAMTAQLGATLAVGVKTKNPKIKALAFPAALSAGLGITEPAIFGINLRYGKPFIMGLIAGAAGGWLANILGLAGTSFGITIIPGTLLYINGQLLKYVFMVLVTTALGFGLTYAFGYKEETEVVEETVSEETTVVNEEVPATLQDETIQTPIIGDVVALSNVNDPVFSSGAMGQGIAVKPSQGVVYAPADAEVSIAFATGHAFGLKTTNGTEVLIHVGIDTVTMNGEGFEQKVAQGDKVKAGDVLGTFDSNKIAAAGLDDTTMVIVTNTADYASVAPVATGSVAKGDAVIEVKI from the coding sequence ATGACCAATACAGAAATTGCAAAAAAAGTCATCGAAGCCTTGGGCGGACGCGAGAACGTTAACAGTGTAGCCCACTGTGCGACTCGTCTTCGCGTTATGGTTAAAGATGAAGCAAAGATCAATAAAGATGCTATCGAGAGCTTGGAAAAAGTTCAAGGTGCTTTCTTTAACTCAGGTCAATACCAAATCATCTTTGGTACGGGTACAGTAAACAAGATGTACGATGAAGTCGTAGCTCTTGGTTTGCCAACAGCATCTAAGGATGAGATGAAAGAAGAAGCAGGTAAACAAGGAAATTGGTTCCAACGTGCCATCCGTACTTTCGGTGACGTCTTTGTACCTCTTTTGCCAGCAATTGTTGCTACTGGTCTCTTTATGGGGATTCGTGGGGCTATCGTTCAGGATCAAGTCTTAGCTTTGTTTGGAACTACTGCAGAAGCTTTTAAAGCAACAAACTTCTATACTTATTCAGTTGTTTTGACAGATACAGCTTTTGCCTTCTTCCCAGCCTTAATCTGTTGGTCAGCCTTTCGAGTCTTCGGTGGAAATCCATTGCTTGGTTTGGTTCTAGGATTGATGATGGTAAACTCATCCTTACCAAATGCCTGGGCTGTGGCCTCTGGTGATGCTCAACCAATCCTCTTCTTTGGTTTTATCAAAGTTGTCGGCTATCAAAACTCAGTTTTACCAGCCTTCTTCGTTGGTTTGACTGGTGCTAAACTAGAAAAGTGGCTCCGTAAGCGTATTCCAGATGTATTAGATTTACTCCTTGTACCATTCTTGACTTTCTTAGTAATGTCTATTTTGGCCTTGTTTGTCATTGGACCTGTATTCCACGAAGTTGAAAGCTATGTCAAAGTCGCTACTGTTTGGTTGCTCAGTCTTCCAGTGGGTCTAGGTGGATTAATCCTTGGTGGTGTTCATCAGGTCATCGTTGTTACAGGTGTTCACCATATCTTCAATCTCTTGGAGGCTAACCTTGTTACTTCTACAGGTTCAGATCCTCTTAATGCTATTATTACAGCAGCTATGACTGCTCAACTTGGAGCAACTCTTGCTGTTGGTGTAAAAACAAAGAATCCCAAAATTAAAGCACTTGCTTTCCCAGCAGCTCTTTCTGCAGGATTAGGTATTACTGAGCCAGCAATTTTTGGTATTAACCTTCGTTACGGTAAACCGTTTATCATGGGTCTTATTGCAGGTGCTGCAGGTGGTTGGTTAGCAAATATTCTTGGTTTAGCAGGAACTAGCTTTGGTATCACAATCATTCCTGGTACTCTTCTATACATTAATGGTCAACTCCTCAAGTATGTCTTTATGGTCTTAGTTACAACTGCCCTTGGTTTCGGTTTGACATATGCTTTTGGTTACAAAGAAGAAACAGAAGTTGTTGAAGAAACAGTTTCTGAAGAAACTACAGTGGTAAATGAAGAAGTACCAGCAACTCTTCAAGACGAAACAATCCAAACTCCAATCATTGGTGATGTTGTTGCTCTTTCAAATGTGAATGACCCAGTCTTCTCAAGTGGAGCTATGGGCCAAGGTATCGCTGTGAAACCAAGTCAAGGTGTGGTATATGCACCAGCTGATGCTGAAGTTTCAATCGCCTTTGCAACAGGACATGCATTCGGTTTGAAAACAACTAATGGTACTGAAGTCTTGATCCACGTTGGTATCGACACTGTAACAATGAACGGTGAAGGTTTCGAACAAAAAGTTGCTCAAGGTGACAAGGTGAAAGCTGGCGATGTTCTTGGAACATTTGACTCAAACAAAATCGCTGCAGCTGGACTTGATGATACAACAATGGTTATCGTTACAAATACAGCTGACTACGCTTCAGTAGCTCCAGTCGCAACAGGTTCAGTTGCGAAGGGTGATGCTGTGATCGAAGTGAAAATCTAA